The Gammaproteobacteria bacterium genome includes the window AAGATTTTCAATTTCTTTGGGCATCAATGTTTTCGGACCTACTAGACATACCTCTGCTGTGCCCAAGGTATTTAGTCCGTGGATGAGTGACCTCGCCACTCGAGAATGCAAAATATCGCCTACGATTGCTACCTTAAGTCCCGCAAAATGTTTCTTATACTGTTGAATGGCAAATATATCTAATAAGCCCTGAGAAGGATGTTCATGACACCCATCTCCTGCATTAAGAATTGAGGCCTTTGTTTTAAGATTATTTGCTAAAAATTCTGCAGCGCCACTGCTTTGATGGCGAATGATAAATAAATTTGCATCCATCGCACTTAAATTATCAATAGTATCTAAAAGACTTTCACCTTTTTTAGCCGATGAGGTTTCAGCATTAAAATTAATGACATTTGCACCTAAGTGATTGGCCGCAATTTCAAAACTACTGCGCGTGCGCGTACTGTTTTCATAAAATAAATTGACTACTGTTTTACCCGCAAGGATGTTTTTATTTGCTGGAGCATTGGGTAACTCAAAAAAATGTGCGGAATATTTTAATATTAGTTCGATTTGATCTTGTGTAAGCGACTCCAA containing:
- a CDS encoding aspartate carbamoyltransferase catalytic subunit, whose translation is MKHLLDLESLTQDQIELILKYSAHFFELPNAPANKNILAGKTVVNLFYENSTRTRSSFEIAANHLGANVINFNAETSSAKKGESLLDTIDNLSAMDANLFIIRHQSSGAAEFLANNLKTKASILNAGDGCHEHPSQGLLDIFAIQQYKKHFAGLKVAIVGDILHSRVARSLIHGLNTLGTAEVCLVGPKTLMPKEIENLGVNVFYKLDDGIKNADVIVVLRLQKERMTSVYLPSETEYRYLYGIDESTIKLAKPDVIVMHPGPINREVEISSTVADGPHSIILKQVSFGVAVRMAAMTVLLNPKVTL